The Tachysurus fulvidraco isolate hzauxx_2018 chromosome 19, HZAU_PFXX_2.0, whole genome shotgun sequence genomic sequence gaaaaaaaaacaaaacagttttgaCATCTATTTAGTAAAAACTTCATAGTAAATACTGATTTAGTTTTTACACTTGAGATACTGTAATACTGACATTACTTACATAGATGTGTTTTTTGTGGTTTTATCACTGTAATGTTGCATCAATTGGacccttattttttttaaccctttatACCATTTTATCTAGTTAACCCTACAAAAACAACCCACATAacagaaattaataaatgaacatgGCATACTCTTGTAcaaatatcaaaacattcaaacATTGTGACCTTCTTAAATTAGTgtaggttgaaaaaaaaatcagtactgAAGGACAACTGATAGCACTCAGTGATCCAAACTACTTCTGATAGTGACAAAGTCTGACCATGATAAGATTGCTGCCAACTATGACCTCAGACCTGCCAAAAAAAACGATTTAACACAATGAAAAAGCTCAGTAAGTTAGAGGATAATTGTCTAGTCTTTAAGAGTTAGCATAAAAATCCTACATCCATAAGAAATGTTGTTTTTCATACACCAATACaccaaatacacaacacaccagATTGTAGTGTACTAGTAAAAAATTCTGCTGCactcaaaaatacaaataaataaataaataaataaataaataaataaataaataaataaatgcaaagaaTTACataagttcttttttttccactcaatTTGGTTAAATAGCTTGCTTTGATTACACTGATTAATTAATGTGTAAAACCTAAGAAACACCAAGACaccatatttttaatttatatcaaGGGTATATGTTATATTTACCAAATTTATGTcttcctctttattttttttaattagaatttttaaGAAAAAGACAACCTAGGCTTACAAccctaaagttttttttttttttgttattttttgtggcACACTGTATTACTTTTGATgagatataacacacacacacacacacacacacacacacacacacacacacacacacacacacacacacacacacacacatatataaataaaaccactTGCTTAAtggatatgtttgtgtgtgtgtgtgtgtgtgtgtgtgtgtgtgtgtgtgtgtgtgtgtgtgtgtgtgtgtgtgtgtgtgtgtgtgttattttttgtgGCACACTGAATTACTTTTGATgagatataacacacacacacacacacacacacacacacacacacacacatatatatatatatatatatatatatatatatatatatatatatatatatatatatgtatacatatatatatatatatatatatatacatatatgtatatatatatgtatgtatatatatatatatacgtatatatatatatatatgtgtgtgtgtgtgtgtgtgtgtgtgtgtgtgtgtgtgtgtgtgtggtgtgtgtgtgtgtgtgtgttatatctcATCAAAAGTAATTCAGTGTGCcacaaaaaataacacacacacacacacacaaaatatatatatatataaaaataaatatatatatataaatatatatatatatatatatatatatatatataaaaccacttGCATAATggatatatgtttgtgtttgtgtgtgtgtgtgtgtgtgttatatctcATCAAAAGTAATTCAGTGTGCcacaaaaaataacacacacacacacacacacacacacacacacacacacacacacacacacacatatatatatatatatatatatatatatatatatatatatatatatatatatataaaaaaccgCTTGCATAATggatatatgtttgtgtgtgtgtgtgtgtgtgtgtgtgtgtgtgtgtgtgtgtgtgtgtgtgtgtgtgtgtgtgtgtgcataaaaatatgaaatataatgcatgtttttattcagtatCACATATACGATATTGTAACACACAGTATCGATAATGCTAATGCTATATAATCTACAGCCTCCTGTACTGTATCTATTCGGCTGTTGTTATCATGTGTAATGCGTGGCACTGTGACACGGCGCTTGTAGGTTTCGCACGTAGTTGTTTGGCGAGTGAAACCCCGAGGCGGATGAACTACAGTGTGATGTGCACTCGTTTCACTCCGTGCTGCTGAGCCCTTCAGCTTCTGGTTCTCTTTCAGGAAAGGGCGGTGCGTGCTGTTCAACCAATGAAAGCGTCCTTGTGTTTAAATAGCCCTCGCCATTagctctctctccccctcagtTGCTTTTACTTGCAATCGCCATATTGGTCTCTCGGATGACTTGGTGTTTTTTTCGATAGGAATTACTACGAGACAGGAGTGTAGACGGGAGTGACTTCTTCAGACCTACATACTTTCATGCAATCACTTGTTCCTTATATGCCACATTGACTGCGTTGCTCTTTTTTGCgcttttttctctattttggCATGCCTGCTTTCATGCGTGCTCGTCGTCTAATCGTTTTTTATTACGGGAATAATTACGTGTTTGTGATTTGAGCTGTAATCTCGACAGAAgctacttgtttgtttttgcaccgAGTTTCATGTGGCAAAATGTCGGACGTGCGTCTTTCTAATGGAAGTCCGCCACTGGAGCGCGTGGACGCGAGACCGGAGGCTCCCAGCAAGCCGTCGGTGTGCAGGAACCTGTTCGGGTCGCCGGACCCGGGGGAAGTAAGACGAGCGTATCTGGACGAGCTACGGGACTCGGAAGTAGCGTTCAGGGAGAAATATAACTACGACTTTGTGAAGGACACGCCGCTTGAGCCCGGTAGATACGAGTGGGAGGCTGTGGACGCAAGAGACGCGCCCGAGGTTTACAGCAGGCCGCCGCGTAAAACCGCACCAGTGGATCTTAACGGGACTCAGACGGACTGCCAAAAAACTCCAAGCGCCGCGAAGAAAAGACCTTCCCTGGAGGACCCGGGTAAATCCAGCGGGATGTAGGGAGTGTTCACGTTCTGAAATTGTGTTCCTTATTTTCATGACGTTCGTGATCTTGTCGGTCTGCAGCGCACACGCGCTCTTAAACATCTGGCTGAGTTGTTTTGACGTTTCGACGCTCGCGCAGCCTTTTGTTTGAAGACCGACCGTAACATCATTGCGTTTGAGcagttgtatatatatatatatgcgcgTTCCTGTGTGATACATAGTGCTACAGCCTCTGCTCTTTGCCTTCGCTATTTCCTTTAATCATTTGCTGCAGTCAGATTCATGCACAAGAGCACTAGGAAGTAGGGCTGTTttgagaaaaagggaaaaaaattaaaattctattaatttacttattttttaattttcccCTCCTTTTTTcactatacacatatatatacagtgagaGTGCTTTTGAAATTGTTAGTTGCGCACAAACAGGCGTCTAACCGCGTTTTTCCTTTCAGACTCAGATTCTGCACGGCAAAGTAAAAGAGTGACCCATGGAGAGGAAGGCAGCAGCAGTCAAGAAAGAGCAGAGCAGACACCCACAAAATCAGAACCCAGCACGTAAAACGACTTGCATGCAAAGGTGGGTTTCAGTAGGTTTACAGACAACAtctagaaaatatatatatatatatatatatatatatatatatatatatatatatatatatatatatatatatatatatatatctcacttTGCCGCGGTTATTTTGCACTGGGGAAAAATCATATGCTTCACAGTTAAAATTAAAACGTGGTCAAACACGATGTGCACGTGGAAGGTTCTTACAGGAAGCTTCCTTACTGTGTTTCATTGCAAAATGAATTTGGTGTTGTAAACAAACGCCTTTCGGCTGCAGTACTACAGTGTAGTAACACGTCATCgacattgtggtgtgtgtgtgtgtatgtgtatatatgggtgtatgggtgtgtgtgcgcaacattgtacacatccatccatacatactTTGAATGTCGCTTATTAACGTGTTCCTAAAAGACATTCTCATTTGCTACAAAACCCCTGAGTGAATGACAAAATGTATGCACTTTTCTGACAATGCtgatgtgtgtagtgatatACAGGTTTTGTACAGTGCGTGCATTTGTGAGTGACGTTTATTTCTGTGTATATTTTCCTctgatcctttttattttagttctaAATAGACTTTATTCTGTTTCTTGCAGGGAGATGAAGAATGTGTGTTTCTCCATCAAAGAGCTTTATGAAGTAAACAGGGACAGCTATTCGAAAAATAGCATTTCCTTCTCTAAGGATGTGCAAGACAGTAGaagcactgattttttttttctttttctttttacactaAAGTTTTGGCACTCAAAAGACATTTGCCTCAAAAAGCAGACAATGTAGCAGTGTGCAAATGGTTTTCCTTTTTGCTTTTGTCTTTACTACCTATGTAAATAATTATATGTagcatattaaaatataacattatgATGAGAAAAATCATATAGTGTGAATGACTTGAAGAATTGCTGTGCAGTTTTCAAAACAACCCCAACAAACCTCCCagattaaagtgaaaaaaaaaaaaattaggatcTAGGAAGTTAAATAAGGTATCAGTATCATCAGGGTATAAAACAAGTTGGATCaatttaaaaatcattaaaataactcgAGTTCCccataaatgagaaaaaaaaagttaatggtTGCAAGGGAACTTATGTACAACTATATGAGACACCAGTACTTAAATGtgggattttttaaaaatataaataaaatacctaTTGTTGGTGGTGATACCATAGAAGAGTGTATGGTACTTAATTATgtgaagtttatttaaaatctgCCAAAGTCACAACACATTCAGGCAGGGATATTCCTTTTTTAAGGGTGTGGTTTTATGGTTTTGACAGTGTTTCACAGTATTATTATATCCCTGGGATATTCCACTAGTTTTCCCCTTAGATTATGTTTTGTAAGTTGCTTATGAATGACAACCTACTGAgtaaataatgattttaaaaagaaactgaAATTAACAGCAAATTTTCTTCAGTCACCTTTTT encodes the following:
- the cdkn1ba gene encoding cyclin-dependent kinase inhibitor 1Ba, which gives rise to MSDVRLSNGSPPLERVDARPEAPSKPSVCRNLFGSPDPGEVRRAYLDELRDSEVAFREKYNYDFVKDTPLEPGRYEWEAVDARDAPEVYSRPPRKTAPVDLNGTQTDCQKTPSAAKKRPSLEDPDSDSARQSKRVTHGEEGSSSQERAEQTPTKSEPST